The genomic segment gagagagagagagagcgagagagcgagagagagagaagggagagagtcgCCGACCCCCgcaaagaagatagagagagagagagagagagagagagagagagagagagagagagagagagagagagagagagagagagagagagagagagagagagagagagagagagagagagagagagagagagacagagagagagagagagagagagagagagagagagagagagagagagagagagagagagagagagagagagagagagagagagagagagagagagagagagagagagagagagagaaagcgagtgagcgagaaagcgagagtggcATACATCCCCAGGTTGGGTCATTCAGGTCCGCAGCCGTCTCCTCGCACCTCAACGTCAGCAGCTTCTCGATGACTGATGTTGAGACCTGATTGGGTGAGACGGACACCTTACAGCTCgctcattggaccgcaggctcccttcGCTTACCGGCAGCTGGCACAGCTTGAGAGTACTTATGCTCCAGCACCCGGCCGAGCTCCGCGCGATCTGCCACTTGCTGTGTTGCCCTTTCGTCGGCGCTGTCGAGAGCGGAACTTCTGAAGCGCCCTCCTCAGCCCCATTCTCTTCGCGTTGGGGAGATCCCTGTCATGAGGAGTGGAAGGCGGCGATCTGCGGGAGCGTCGTGACCGTCGGGCGCCGTGGTACCTTCCGGGATTGGTGTCTTCCGCCCTGGATCTTAGGGACGGGTGGCGGCTCCTGATGTCACGGGCGGGCGATGTTGTAGTGAAAGCAACCTTGTCAACTGCCGCACTGCTGTTTGTGACAGTTGGGCCTTTCGTGCCGAGCGGGGAGAACCCTCCGAAGGCGCGGTGGGCCTGGGATGAATATGGCCACCACgcgaaatgaagaaggaaaacttTAACATAAACAGTAAAACCCAAATCACAACAGAAATAAAATCTTAAGTATTCAAACGATGTAAAACAACACTGAAAACCATCCTCAAAAACTTCTTAAACATTgggcttccccgttttctgtGTACTTGCGACaccatgaaataaaatagaatgaataataaaaaaggagcctgggcacaactccttacacacacacacacacacacacatatatatatatatatatatatatatatatatatatatatatatatatatatatatatatatatatatatatatatattcaacacgtaaaattatataattagtgaataaacacacaacacTTATCTGTACGATATATCCAGGTGTTCCACAGCTAGCCAAATCTACACGCcacagtaaaataatgataaaaatatgctTTTGACTCCCTGATAAATAGCTCAATGCCCCGTTGCAGTCTTCCGTCCTCGGATCTCGGGCTTAAGGAGGAGCACTGCTTGCGCATATTAAGAGTAGCGTGTGCAAGGGAGATGTCAAGCTCAGTGTGTGGAGTTTTACGTTTggtcatatatcatttatacgCCAGGTCAGGCAGTGAAGGgtggtaaaaataaaaaagtaagcatGGTCTGAGAGGCTTTACAACAATcgtattattttccattttatctcCATTATACATAATTGAAATAGTAAAACGAGTAAAAGATgatgaacataaacatacatagaaataaaaccattttcatataaaaaactgagcagataaaaataaagtgataaaaCATGTTAAAAAAAGGTCTTGCATCTCGCCTTAACTATGGATACCTGGCGGGAAGGGTGAAGCGAGGCCGTTACCCTGGGGTGTCCCGCGAATGGCTAGGAATCCTTTCAAAAGGCGTGAGGtgtaatttctttatttgtttaacatattgaacaataaaaaaacaaaacagttcACTACATCGTCGCTGTGGACGAAGCCAACCACTAAAGGCCGATCTTTCGGCCACGCATTTGACTACAGTCAAAACTACAAAACGAGACGAAGCTTTGCTTTGTCTCCCTCGTGAAGCCAAGCCATGAAGTCATCCCTTCAACAAAAGGATCACTGAAATAAAGTGACCGCAAAACGGGGGCTCCTGCGAAACCCGTTCCTTCAATGGAGGGTAAATGTACAAAAAAGGCCGAGATCCACACTCTACGATTCTCCATACTGAGCTCGACCACAGCAGCTGCGAGCACAAGGCCTATCCAGGCCTCCgccgagagagaatgagtgagtgtgtgtgagagagagagagagagagagagagagaatgagtaagtgagaaagagagagcatgtgtgagtctgtgtgtgtgtgtgtgtgtatttatatgtatgcgtatgtctatGTTTGGTAATGGATGCGTGTGCCTGCTGGCATGTTTGCTCGGGCAGGTTATAAGACCATTATGATGTATCAAGAGGTTTCACTGTCTCGTAAGTCTATGAGAATGGAAAGCCAAGCTCGTGGATATGCAAAGTGCTTTTCCTACTATGCAAATGTGCTGTAAAattgcaaaagttttttttttcactatacGAACCCATTTCCCTTATCCAGATTTTCATTTcccgtctattttctctctccatattttttcTCGTGTTTATTATATGAATCCTTCGGTAgcgcaaggggagagggagagagcgcgggagagggaggaagttagTGCAATTTATTAGCACATTAATTGCTAAAGTTTGGGAAATAAGAATGACCTCACTCCCGGTCGCCTGCCTCGGTGTTGTGtatttagagagaaagaagagtgggtAGAGTGatacaggtagacaggtagattagcttacatgcacacatacacacacacacacacgcacacacacacacacacacacacacacacacacacacacacacacacacgcacacacacacacacacacacacacatacacacagacacagacacacacagacacagaaacagagagcgagacagaaccaaagagaaagagagagagagagagtgagagagtgaacgtgagagagagaaagaaagaaagaaaaggagggagagagagaaagaaagagagagagagagagagaatgaaagtgaaagagagaaagagagagagagagaaagagagagagagaaagaaaaaggagggagggagggagagagagtataattACGGCATGTACAGTATGTAAAGTAACATGAGGCGGAGGAAGCGGGTATTGTactcgttttcattattttttcatttatcaaatcaaatcccAAATGGGAAACGACTCTGTACATGTAAACGAAtatatgttttacacacacacatgcgtacatacgtatatgtgtgtgtgtgtgtgtatacaaatatatgtatataaatatatatatatatatatatatatatatatatatatatatatatatatatatatatatatacatatatatatatatatatatatatacatatatatatacatacatatatatatatatatatatatatatatatatatatatatatatatatatatatatatatatatatatatatatatatatatatatatatacacacaaacacacacacacacacaaacttacacacacacacacacacacacacacacacacacacacacacacacacacacacacacacacacacacacacacacacacacacatgcacacacacacacacacacacacacacacacacacacacacacacacacacacacacacacacacacacacacacacacacacacacacacacacacatacacacacatacacatgcacacatacactcacactcacacactcacacacacatatatatatatatatatatatatatatatatatatatatatatatatatatatatatatatatatataaacacacacgtatatatatgtatatatatatatatatatatatatatatatatatatatatatatatatatatatatatatatatatataaatatatatatatatttatatatatatatatatatatatatatatgtatctatatatatgtagatatatgtatatgtacatatatgaatatatatatatatatatatatatatatatatatatatatatatatatatatatatatacatatatatatatatatatatatatatatatatatatatatatatatatatatatatatatatatatatatatatatatatatatatatatatatatatatatatatatatatatatatgtatgtatgtatatgaatatatatatatatatatatatatatatatatatatatatatatatatatatatatatatatatatatatatatatatatatatatatatttaatatatatatatatatatatatatatatatatatatatatatatatatatatatatatatatatatatatatatatatatatatatacacatattcgtgcgtgtgtatgtctgcgtgtgtgtgtattgaccaAAAGCGAGAAATGAGACCTATATTTACTTTCATTCCCAACATCAACCTAACTGCGCCGTATAACTTAACGCATCGACGCTACTGCAAACGCAACCTCTACTGAATAAATACCTCCAAACCAAATTTGATTTCGACTGCCATCTGTTATTCGGTTCCGCTTTTGAATTTACTCAAAatgatttatatgcatatgactTTGATTGCTAAGTTATAATGGTGATTTTTGTGGTCATCATAATGGGTGTATGACTGCAAGTGAGACGCGTTCAGATGGactaaatgtttgtttatttgttgttgttgtttttgttgttgttgttgtattgttcgTTTCATCTTCTGGTTGGCACTGCTAAAGgtggtataatcattatcattattaccattattattactatccttattagtatgattactattatgattatcactatcgttattattaccaatatcatcattattgttatcattgtgaaaatgatacttatgataataataataataataatgataatcgaaatgataataacaataatattaatcgcaataatgataattataatgataataataaatattataagagtaataataataacaacaataatgatagtgataatgatgacgatgataataaaaaggaaattataataatgatgataataataatgatgataataataataatgataataataatactgataataataataataataataatcatcatcatcatcatcataataacaataatgataataataataataataataataataataataatgataataataataataataataataataataataataataataataataataataataataataataaggaataatagtagcactaatattgataataataccagtgataataagaatagtaatcattatcattaccattattgttattgttattactattatcatcattatcattattataactatctttattattatcataatcaatatcattattattattatcattattttgtattttcatatCCTATTTACATTCAACTGTTTAAATCTACATTTATGTTTATGACGCTTTCAAAACTGCAATAAATAATGAGGTGATTAAGTGAATAACCATTTGTAGTGATTATGCTTTTATTTTATAACAGAATGATCACTTCTTTCATTAATCAtgaccatcataatcaccataattttCATAAATCACGCTGGCGGTTAAAAATGTCAGCCATTGAGGAGAAAAAAAGTGTACATAATTACTCCAAAATGCAAAATACCTCACGGGACTCGATTGATTTAGCGTTATCGCTCTctgtgttattatccttttttttcccattctccatcttcattaatttttattgttgGTGTGATATAGAGTATGGAGGAGGCCTATTTGTCTTCGGTTGCCAGTCATGAATTAGGTTTAATAAGTTAGTAGGATATGATGCATGGACGCGGTCTTTCTCTGTTGGGTCAATATGTGTCCGCTTTGTCTATATTGTTGGTTTAATTTGTGTCCCGTCTGTATATCTGTATTAATTTGATATGTGCCCGATTCGATCTAGATCGGTTGATTAaatttgtgttctctctctctctctctcgttctctctctctttctctctctctctctctctctctctctctctctctctttctctctctctctctctctctctctctctctctctctctctctctctctcaatctctctagttctctctctccctctctctctctctctctctctctctctctctctctctctcaatctctctagttctttctctctctctctctctcattactgatTTCATGTGTCCATTCTCTCCGTCTTTATCAATTTAGTATGTACCCGTactctctatatctttatcagatatatatccggtctctctatctttatttaatatgcactcactctctctatttatctttattaatctaATATGTACCCTCTCTATATAAATCTTTATTGATATAGCACATTCCCGCCATATCTTTATGAATTCATAAAGtgcccgctctctctcctttattaatTCAATATgtactcgctctctttctatctttattaactTAGTACGTTTCTGCTGTCTCTCCATCTTTGTTAACGCAATATGTACGCGTTCTCTCTCCACCTTTATTAATTTAAGAGATGCCAACTCTCTCTACGTCTTTATTAACTTGATATGTGCCCGCGCTCTCTATCTTCGTTTCcccgtcccctcacccccccgccccctgttCGTTTTGGCGCCAATGTATTCGATCGCACGCGCCTGTCGCATTATTCCTCGCACTGTATAGCATATTTGAATTTATCTGTTGcgttttcatttgtttatggAGATTTTCAGCAGTCGTTAGTCCACGCTGCTGTATTTTGATATCGCATTAACCGCACGCACTCACATTTAtctcgtatttatatatatatatgtatttttttctgggagctggaggcgggggggggggggtggaaggggaggctcATTGATATAAAGTCGATATTGAATGCGTTCGTTTGTGCGCTCCCCCAATGTGGATGGATGATATTTTACTGAAATTTATGTCTATTTGGAAAGTCTGTTTATCACACGAACCGTTAGAGTAACTATGGCTTGTTATTTATTGTCCGTATTTCACCGTTCGTGCTCTGAAATTTGGCATAGACTTTAGGAATATTTGAATGAATTTAGGATGAAATTTGAATCGTATTTTGATTGGAGCCAATTGATTACCAGCGTAGTTATTTATGATGTTtaatatcacctctctctctctttctctttctcgttctctctctctctctctttctctttctctttccctctttctctctctcccctctctgtctttctaccccccctctctctctttctttctctctctctctgtctctgtctctgctctctctctctctctctctctccccgtcactctccctcctccccccaccccacctctctctctctctctctctctctctctctctctctctctctctctctccacgtcactcactccccccccccctctctgtctctctctctctctctctctctctctctctctctctctctctctctctctctctctctctctctctctctctctctctctctctcccttccctaaatTAACGTTACGTAGAGGAATCCGAAACCAAATTAAGACATCTCCTATGGCGTTATTAAGACCTTACATCAGGGGAAGATATTTTTAAAACCGGTACCATTAGTTTTCGTCCTGTTATTAGCCTTCCGATCCTAAATTTTCTTACGTAACTCCAGCTGGTGTCGTAATTCAAGCTGGTGTCGTCATTTCAGCTGGTGTCGTAATTTCAGCTGGTGTCGTAATTTCAGCTGGTGTCGTAATTCCAGCAGGTGTCGTAACTCCAGCTGGTGTCGTAACTCCAGCTGGTGTCGTAATTCCAGCTGGTGTCGTAATTCCAGCTGGTGTCGTAATTCCAGCTGGTGTCGTAATTCCAGCTGGTGTCGTAACTCCAGCTGGTGTCGTAATTCCAGCTGGTGTCGTAATTCCAGCTGGTATCGTAATTCCAGCTGGTGTCGTAATTCCAGCTGGTGTCGTAATTTCAGCTGGTGTCGTAACTCCAGCTGGTGTCGTAATTCCAGCAGGTGTCGTAACTCCAGCTGGTGTCGTAACTCCAGCTGGTGTCGTAACTCCAGCTGGTGTCGTAACTCCAGCTGGTGTCGTAATTCCAGCTGGTTTCGTAATTCCAGCTGGTGTCGTAATCCCAGCTGGTGTCGTAATTCCAGCTGGTTTCGTAATTCCAGCTGGTATCGTAACTCCAGCTGGTGTAATTCCAGCTGGTATCGTAACACCAGCTGGTGTCGTAACTCCAACTGGTGTCGTAATTCCAGCTGGTGTCGTAATTCCAGCTGGTATCGTAACTCCAGCTGGTGTCGTAATTCCAGCTGGTATCGTAACTCCAGCTGGTATCGTAACTCCAGCTGGTGTCGTAACCCAGCCGGGCTGGCCTGCAATTCCAGCTGGTATCGTAATTTCCGGCTGGTGTCGTAACTCCAGCTGGTGTCGTAACTCCAGCTGGTGTCGTAATTCCAGCTGGTGTCGTAACTCCAGCTGGTGTCGTAATTCCAGCTGGTGTCGTAACTCCAGCTGGTATCGTAACTCCAGCTGGTGTCGTAATTCCAGCTGGTGTCGTAATTCCAGCTGGTGTCGTAATTCCAGCTGGTGTCGTAACTCCAGCTGGTGTCGTAATTCCAGCTGGTGTCGTAACTCCAGCTGGTGTCGTAACTCCAGCTGGTGTCGTAACTCCAGCTGGTGTCGTAATTCCAGCTGGTTTCGTAATTCCAGCTGGTGTCGTAATTCCAGCTGGTGTCGTAATTCCAGCTGGTGTAGTAACTCCAGCTGGTATCGTAACTCCAGCTGGTGTAGTAATTCTAGCTGGTGTTGTAATTCCAACTGGCGTCGTAATTCCAGCTGGTGTCGTAACTCCAGCTGGTGTCGTAATTCCAGCTGGTGTTATTGGCATTTCCATCATACGTGTTGTTCGTACGCCACAGCCCCATATGTCATACCATAGAGGATAGATTGATTTCGAGCCATTGTATCACAGGGAAATTATCCAGGAACACCAACAGCACTCGCCTCATGTAATTAATATCGCCTGCGAGAGCCCCGGCATCGTCTTATCGTTAATTAAAATTTAGATAATgagaaactaatgatgatgaatatgaactCGCGGGAGCCATCGAGACGCCAGGGGTGGAAACCGCGTTCCTAGCTTATTGTGCCGGATTCCTGGAGGTTCACGAAGGTTCACGAAGGTTCTCGAAGGGTCCTGAAGGTGCAAGAAGGTTCTCGAAGGTTCTTGAAGGTTCCTGAAGGTGCGATAAAGTTCCTGAAGGTTCTCGAAGGGTCCTGAAGGTGCAAGAAGGTTCTCAAAGGTTCTTGAAGGTTCCTGAAGGTGCGATAAAGTTCCTGAAGGTTCTCGAAGGTTCTCGAAGGGTCCTGAAGGTGCAAGAAGGTTCTCGAAGGTTCTTGAAGGTTTCTGAAGGTGCGATAAAGTTCCTGAAGGTTCTCGAAGGTTCTCAAAGGTTCTCGAAGGTTCTCAAAGGTTCCCGAAGGTTCTCGAAGGTTCCTGAAGGTGCGATAAAGTTCCTGAAGGTTCCCGAAGGTTCTCGAAGGTTCTCAAAGGTTCCCGAAGGTTCTCGAAGGTTCCTGAAGGTTCCTGAAGGTTCTCGAAGGCGCCTCTGGGAGACAGGTTCGCAAGGCGCGCGTCGTTTGTTTCGGGTTCGGGCGGTAATGAATGTATCGAGAGGGAGGACAACGCGCAGCGATTGGgtattggtaataatactaatgaagtaATGCagaaacatgtacacacaaagaCGTACGTattaagcacacgcacgcactgacacacacagacacacacatacccaaacaaacacatactctctctctctctctctgtctctgtctctgtctctgtctctgtctctgtctctgtctctgtctctctgtctctgtctctgtctctgtctctgtctctgtctctgtctctctctctctctctctctctctctctctctctctcacacacacacacacacacacacgcattcacgttCGACCCTACCTTAATCATGTCTGCTCATAATCTACTCCTATATTAGATATTCCacattcctcccattctctctttcccctcttccccttcgcttccaATCTAACTCGCAAAGGAATTATCTCAAATTAGgttagaatgaatagatagatagatagagagagagagaagagagagaggaagagagagagagcgagaggaagaagaagaagaagaagaagaagaagaagaagaagaagaagtagaaaagaagaagaagaagaagaagaagaagaaagaagagagaaaggataagaatatgaacatatagagatatagagagatagagagatagagagagagaagagaaagggaaggaagagaagagagagagagagagagagagagagagagagagagagaaagagagagagagagagagagagagggagagagagagagagagagagagagagagagagagagagagagagagagagagagagagagagagagagagagagagagagagagagagagagagagagagagagagagagagagagagagagagagagggagagagagagagaaagagagagagagagagagagagagagagagagagagagagagagagagagagagagaatgaaaagggaaaacacTTTCATCCTCACACTGCCCTTCGCATAACAAAGCAAAGAGCCAATACTTCTTTCGTGTtgtagaaagaataacaaatcaAAGGTTTGTGAATTTCAACTGTATTCATAAaactgtatgtttatgtgcatctatacatctgtatacctacatacatacatacatacatacatatatgcatacatacatacatacatgcatacatacatacatacgtacgtacttgcatacatacatatatacatacatacatacataaatacatctatacgtacatgcatactcacactcttttttttttaatatatttttaccgCAAAGTTCCCAAGACGCCCGTGGCCTCCAGAGAAACCTCGTCCTTGGGGTTTAGCTTGAGTGGAAACTGCTGACCTGTAAACCTTGATAATCCAAGATAacagacatttaaaaaaaagatatcgGACATGttaatatctttttttgtgtgtgtgttttgttatcggACAAGAAAATATCCGTTTTTTACTTTTGCTATCGGACATGttgataattttgtgtgtgtgtgttttgttatccgACATTTTAagacgttttttcttttttttttttacttttttttttcttttgttatctggcatgttgatattcatttttcgcttcttttgtgttgtgttttgttatcGGACATTTTAAGACTtcttgctttctatttttttttattttttaccttttctttattttttcttttgttatctgacatattcattttttatttctct from the Penaeus vannamei isolate JL-2024 chromosome 1, ASM4276789v1, whole genome shotgun sequence genome contains:
- the LOC138862681 gene encoding trichohyalin-like; amino-acid sequence: MPGLSQLELRHQLELRHQLELRRQLELQHQLELLHQLELRYQLELLHQLELRHQLELRHQLELRNQLELRHQLELRHQLELRHQLELRHQLELRHQLELRHQLELRHQLELRHQLELRHQLELRYQLELRHQLELRHQLELRHQLELRHQLELRHQLELRHQPEITIPAGIAGQPGWLELRYQLELRHQLELRHQLELRHQLVLRYQLELHQLELRYQLELRNQLELRHQLGLRHQLELRNQLELRHQLELRHQLELRHQLELRHQLELRHLLELRHQLELRHQLKLRHQLELRHQLELRYQLELRHQLELRHQLELRHQLELRHQLELRHQLELRHQLELRHQLELRHQLELRHLLELRHQLKLRHQLKLRHQLK